The following proteins are encoded in a genomic region of Corylus avellana chromosome ca4, CavTom2PMs-1.0:
- the LOC132179555 gene encoding LYR motif-containing protein At3g19508 has protein sequence MEKALRVYGEVLRLVRRLPKDTRPYYAKYLRENFVNYREVDANDSNALDELFHRAYNHSIWVLNKYSVDQSAADKLRDICYG, from the exons ATGGAGAAAGCGCTGAGAGTCTACGGTGAGGTCCTGAGGCTGGTGAGGCGGTTGCCGAAAGACACCAGGCCTTACTACGCCAAGTACCTCCGCGAAAACTTCGTCAACTACAGAGAAGTCGACGCCAACGATTCCAATGCCCTCGACGAGCTCTTCCATCGCGCTTACAACCACTCCATCTGGGTCCTCAACAAG TATTCGGTGGATCAATCGGCCGCGGATAAGCTGAGGGACATCTGTTACGGGTAG
- the LOC132178818 gene encoding uncharacterized protein LOC132178818 — MNLSSHLSLHIFLAPKQQIKQERTYTMLDVWSWIYELPNSDEWDKSDSPPVIELASSGSSQESTTRSIQLRAERTSASDTDALVNFSVCLQGFEHPNKAQTTLWVSDTCPLSSPFLPLLLQLLQEIISDSPTVRNSTCPRSQLQKLKPDPVSWIMDSHSPESLSSFFNLVFLTRLFWLCVCDAPSEVGSFYFHSLLAPNIEALSCTDVPVLRTFLVTVGVDAELYFMRALGYMSAKWLLLKEMSVGLQTLTPAQNLGFSYATEAHGFWVLKGYSPVMGMKLTRSNGPRIQFPTIELNNSVLRYALAHQQLEAVIQLEYSVGFYDGFLHVNARVDNIRLHVAKLGFSQSDDVGYGDERHFPSRIRVWVGPEVGATYVAGVSLGRSTSNEEKEVEVQKIVKGSFIKPKAPRVKATARTSTRTRTKNWRWEQDAEGNAAVFDAVLHDNVTGLEVATWKPVTGGGKPGHDFPNRYNGSSRPFTKTGGMVFAGDEYGEGVGWRLSKEMEGSVLKWRIGGEVWVSYFPNEVNSSYFETRCVEWCDEVDLPLIPGKLSP; from the coding sequence ATGAATCTTTCTTCACACTTATCTCTTCACATTTTCCTAGCGCCCAAACAACAAATTAAGCAAGAACGTACGTACACAATGTTGGACGTTTGGTCATGGATATATGAGCTCCCCAACTCGGACGAGTGGGACAAGTCTGACTCTCCACCCGTCATTGAACTCGCGAGTTCCGGATCTAGTCAGGAGAGCACGACTCGGTCGATCCAGCTTAGAGCCGAGCGCACTTCCGCGTCCGACACTGACGCGTTGGTGAACTTCAGCGTATGCTTACAGGGCTTTGAGCACCCTAACAAGGCCCAAACGACCCTCTGGGTCTCTGACACGTGTCCTCTCTCCTCACCCTTCCTCCCACTGTTACTCCAGCTCCTCCAAGAGATCATATCCGACTCACCCACGGTGCGCAATAGCACGTGCCCCAGGTCCCAGCTCCAGAAGCTGAAACCCGACCCGGTTTCGTGGATCATGGACTCTCACTCGCCTGAGTCGCTCTCCAGCTTCTTCAACCTCGTCTTCCTCACTCGCCTGTTTTGGCTGTGTGTTTGCGACGCGCCGAGTGAAGTGGGCTCGTTCTATTTCCATTCCTTGTTAGCTCCAAACATCGAAGCCTTGTCGTGTACGGACGTGCCGGTTCTGCGAACGTTTTTAGTCACAGTGGGTGTGGATGCTGAGCTGTACTTTATGCGGGCCCTTGGGTACATGTCAGCAAAATGGTTGCTTTTGAAAGAGATGAGCGTGGGCTTACAAACGTTAACACCAGCTCAGAACCTCGGGTTCTCTTATGCTACGGAGGCCCATGGGTTCTGGGTGTTGAAGGGTTACTCGCCGGTGATGGGGATGAAACTCACGCGCTCCAACGGCCCGAGAATTCAGTTTCCTACTATTGAACTGAATAATTCTGTGTTAAGATACGCCCTGGCGCACCAGCAGTTAGAGGCCGTTATTCAGCTTGAATACTCAGTTGGATTCTACGACGGGTTTCTTCATGTGAACGCACGTGTCGATAACATACGGCTCCACGTGGCAAAGTTGGGGTTCAGCCAAAGCGATGACGTGGGCTACGGCGACGAGAGGCACTTCCCGTCGAGGATTCGGGTTTGGGTCGGGCCGGAAGTCGGGGCGACGTATGTGGCCGGAGTGAGCTTGGGTCGATCCACGAGCAACGAGGAGAAAGAAGTGGAAGTGCAAAAGATCGTGAAGGGTAGTTTCATAAAACCCAAGGCTCCGAGGGTGAAAGCCACGGCGAGGACTTCAACGAGGACGAGGACGAAGAATTGGAGGTGGGAGCAGGACGCCGAGGGAAACGCAGCGGTTTTCGATGCTGTTTTACACGACAACGTGACGGGCCTCGAAGTCGCCACGTGGAAGCCAGTCACTGGTGGTGGTAAACCGGGACACGATTTTCCAAACCGGTATAACGGGTCGAGTAGACCGTTTACGAAAACCGGGGGGATGGTTTTTGCTGGGGATGAGTATGGAGAGGGAGTGGGTTGGAGGCTGAGCAAAGAGATGGAAGGGAGTGTGTTGAAGTGGAGGATAGGAGGGGAGGTTTGGGTGAGTTATTTCCCCAATGAGGTGAATAGTTCATATTTTGAGACAAGGTGTGTGGAGTGGTGTGATGAGGTTGATTTGCCTTTGATTCCTGGTAAATTGAGCCCGTAA